A single Mercenaria mercenaria strain notata chromosome 9, MADL_Memer_1, whole genome shotgun sequence DNA region contains:
- the LOC128559289 gene encoding uncharacterized protein LOC128559289: MDGISTWLNGPEFILHDESCWPRLPNEPELVYGDSEIKNDVAVNVTALNTEHDLHEIEDIRKGQPVKKDSRLVTLNPVLVNGLIRMYGRQNNTDYNTCPVILPHDDHVTELIIRYFHQNNGHVGSQQVLAETRAYYWILRGPSAVKKVIGRCFVCKRQHSPPLTQQMAPLIKEQTTPDKPPFTFMGVDYFGPLMVKYGRSCSKRYGCLFTCLNTRAVHIEVTHSLTTDPFTAAYQRFSSRRGYPRRSIATMGQI, encoded by the exons ATGGATGGCATCAGCACTTGGCTAAACGGACCAGAATTCATTCTTCACGACGAATCGTGTTGGCCTCGATTACCTAATGAGCCAGAATTAGTATACGGCGATTCTGAAATCAAGAATGATGTTGCAGTTAACGTGACGGCTTTGAATACAGAACAtgatttacat GAAATAGAAGATATACGTAAAGGACAGCCTGTTAAGAAGGACAGTCGATTAGTAACGTTAAACCCCGTATTAGTAAACGGACTCATCCGAATGTATGGAAGACAGAACAACACCGATTATAACACGTGTCCAGTTATCCTCCCGCACGATGATCACGTGACAGAGCTTATTATCCGTTATTTCCATCAGAACAACGGTCATGTGGGAAGTCAGCAAGTACTTGCAGAAACACGGGCATATTACTGGATATTACGTGGTCCCAGCGCTGTAAAGAAAGTTATTGGAAGATGTTTCGTCTGTAAACGACAACACAGTCCTCCACTTACCCAGCAGATGGCGCCATTGATCAAAGAACAGACGACACCTGACAAGCCTCCATTTACGTTTATGGGTGTAGATTACTTCGGTCCATTGATGGTGAAGTATGGACGATCATGCTCGAAGAGATATGGTTGTCTGTTTACTTGTTTAAACACCAGAGCAGTCCACATCGAGGTGACACACAGTCTGACAACAGATCCATTTACGGCGGCTTATCAAAGATTCTCAAGCCGGCGAGGATATCCGAGAAGATCTATAGCGACAATGGGACAAATTTAG
- the LOC128559290 gene encoding uncharacterized protein LOC128559290, whose protein sequence is MWTSDFSDTSHYQKDSMSVEDKRALGLMDSTLSFVNGHYEMGLPWRQDDASLPNNLTLAHARLHQRKRKLSRDNVLHEMYTKTVTDYIDKGYAKEVINKGSNSKRIWYLPHHPVMNVNKPGKVRVVFDCAAKYKDISLNNQLLQCPDMMNSLVGVLTRFRQEQIAISADIEAMFHQVRVCEKDCDALRFLWWPGGNMSKTPKTYCMRVRLFCATSSPSCAAYALKKTASDNADKFEAEVISTVDRNFYVDDCLKSVPYKTEAVNLAADLQSLMRLGGFRLTKWISNSRTVLNTILDSERAPTVVSLDPGDVLPCDRALGVNWNVNDDTVTFKIKVADKPLTRRGILSIVSAIFDPLGFVSPVTLRAKAIVQNLCRQKIGWDEEVPQKERDEWQRWIANLSHLEHLSINRCFRLSHFGELKNVQLHVFSDGSETGYGACAYLRLTDQHNKIACKLVVGKSRLAPIKQASIPRLELCGAVVACRVLCHVVSGTGPKGRSSHLLDGFHDTSWIH, encoded by the coding sequence ATGTGGACGTCCGACTTCAGCGACACATCCCATTACCAGAAAGATTCCATGTCAGTAGAAGACAAGAGGGCACTGGGTCTAATGGATTCTACACTATCATTTGTTAACGGTCACTACGAGATGGGACTTCCGTGGCGGCAGGATGACGCTAGTTTGCCGAATAATTTAACACTTGCGCATGCGCGCCTTCATCAACGGAAAAGGAAACTCTCTCGTGACAACGTGCTACATGAGATGTACACCAAGACAGTAACAGACTACATAGACAAAGGCTATGCCAAAGAAGTGATTAATAAAGGCTCAAACTCGAAAAGAATATGGTACTTGCCTCACCATCCTGTGATGAACGTGAATAAACCCGGAAAGGTTCGCGTTGTATTTGATTGTGCCGCGAAATATAAGGATATTTCACTTAATAACCAGCTTCTACAATGTCCCGATATGATGAACAGCCTCGTAGGCGTACTTACCCGATTTCGACAGGAACAAATAGCTATCTCCGCTGATATAGAGGCGATGTTTCACCAGGTTCGTGTGTGTGAGAAGGACTGTGACGCACTTCGCTTTCTATGGTGGCCTGGCGGGAACATGTCCAAGACACCTAAGACGTACTGTATGCGGGTTCGTTTGTTTTGCGCTACTTCCTCCCCTAGCTGTGCGGCGTATGCACTGAAGAAAACAGCCAGTGATAACGCAGATAAATTTGAAGCCGAGGTTATATCGACAGTTGACAGGAACTTCTACGTTGATGACTGTTTGAAGTCTGTCCCATATAAGACGGAAGCAGTGAACCTTGCAGCAGATTTACAGTCTCTGATGCGTTTGGGTGGTTTCCGACTCACAAAATGGATAAGTAACAGTCGGACGGTACTCAACACGATTCTGGATTCCGAACGTGCACCGACGGTTGTTAGTCTCGACCCTGGGGACGTACTACCCTGTGACCGTGCATTGGGCGTCAACTGGAATGTTAACGACGATACTGTtacatttaaaatcaaagttgCAGATAAACCCTTGACAAGACGTGGTATACTTTCCATAGTTAGTGCGATATTTGATCCACTAGGATTTGTATCACCAGTAACATTACGCGCGAAGGCGATTGTGCAAAACCTGTGCAGACAGAAGATAGGCTGGGATGAAGAAGTTCCACAGAAAGAACGTGACGAGTGGCAACGATGGATAGCCAACCTATCTCATTTGGAACATTTGAGTATTAATCGTTGTTTCCGTCTTAGTCACTTCGGCGAATTGAAGAACGTACAGCTGCACGTGTTTAGTGATGGTTCTGAGACAGGCTACGGCGCATGCGCATACTTACGATTGACTGATCAACACAATAAAATTGCCTGCAAGCTGGTAGTTGGGAAGTCAAGATTAGCACCGATAAAGCAAGCATCTATTCCACGGTTAGAGTTATGTGGCGCTGTTGTGGCCTGCCGTGTTTTATGCCATGTTGTCAGTGGAACTGGACCTAAAGGTCGATCAAGCCATCTTTTGGACGGATTCCATGATACTTCTTGGATACATTAA